The Deltaproteobacteria bacterium genome includes a window with the following:
- a CDS encoding efflux RND transporter periplasmic adaptor subunit, translating to MNEKEDLIYSLKIEEAQRAKKKAGLSKKQKVALVLSIALALFLLFFLRQWNQAPGVEVIRSEIVQEGLPDILLTAGGYVEADSTILVSSQINGKIKTIFSEEGKWVKKGEVLAEIEEDDYRSKYNLAQAEFNLAAATLNRKKNLYQAGVISRAEYDEALKTFSVTEASFKSAEYFLGNTQVRAPIEGTIIKKEKEPGEFLLPGITSEGVPGTALFKLADLRVMNVEMDILESDLPKVVLDGPAMAFPDALPDQSYKAKVFYIAPKADKQKSIVQVKVRIENPGHLLKPEMSARVYLLKNFPSQSVERRVKIPESALLKRGTQTIVFILQKDVLKEKQVKVSSVENGFAKIAEGLLGDESVVVNPKERFQEGMKVVVKVSSK from the coding sequence ATGAATGAAAAAGAAGATCTGATTTATTCCTTGAAGATTGAAGAGGCGCAGCGAGCGAAAAAAAAAGCGGGCCTCTCCAAGAAGCAAAAAGTGGCATTGGTTCTCAGCATTGCTTTGGCTCTTTTTCTATTATTTTTTCTTCGCCAATGGAATCAGGCCCCTGGGGTAGAAGTCATTCGCTCCGAAATTGTGCAAGAGGGTTTGCCAGATATTCTACTCACAGCAGGAGGCTATGTCGAAGCAGATAGCACCATTCTGGTCTCCAGCCAGATCAACGGAAAAATCAAAACTATTTTTTCAGAGGAAGGAAAATGGGTGAAAAAAGGGGAAGTGCTGGCTGAGATTGAAGAGGATGATTATCGCTCGAAATACAATCTGGCCCAGGCCGAGTTCAATTTGGCCGCGGCAACTTTAAATCGAAAGAAAAACCTCTATCAGGCCGGTGTGATTTCCCGCGCCGAATACGATGAAGCACTGAAGACTTTTTCTGTCACTGAAGCTTCCTTCAAAAGCGCGGAATATTTTTTGGGCAACACCCAAGTGCGGGCCCCCATCGAAGGCACCATTATCAAAAAAGAAAAGGAGCCCGGAGAATTTTTGCTGCCAGGGATTACCTCCGAAGGAGTTCCTGGAACGGCGCTTTTTAAACTGGCCGACCTGCGCGTCATGAATGTGGAGATGGATATTTTGGAATCCGATTTGCCTAAAGTGGTCTTAGACGGCCCTGCCATGGCCTTTCCCGATGCCCTGCCGGATCAATCTTACAAGGCCAAGGTATTTTATATCGCCCCCAAGGCCGACAAACAAAAAAGTATCGTGCAGGTGAAAGTGAGGATAGAAAATCCGGGCCATCTTTTGAAACCCGAGATGAGTGCCCGAGTCTATCTTCTAAAGAATTTTCCCAGCCAGAGCGTGGAGCGTCGAGTAAAAATCCCCGAGTCTGCCCTGCTCAAAAGAGGAACTCAGACAATCGTTTTTATTTTACAAAAGGATGTGTTGAAGGAAAAACAGGTGAAGGTCAGTAGCGTTGAAAACGGCTTTGCAAAAATTGCGGAAGGTCTGCTGGGGGATGAGTCGGTAGTAGTCAATCCCAAAGAACGATTTCAGGAGGGGATGAAGGTCGTGGTGAAAGTAAGTTCAAAATGA